One stretch of Sporocytophaga myxococcoides DSM 11118 DNA includes these proteins:
- a CDS encoding hemolysin family protein, translating into MYSDFLKSGELPENGYVLNIILYSFMLLDVFYTLLLVFLNGFFVAAEFAIVKVRSSQLEVKAAGGDKTADLSLNILKNLDGYLSATQLGITLASLGLGWIGESVVTRIILNIIEYLGLEPNVDLAHKIALPIAFAIITVLHIVFGELAPKSIAIQKPEETTLSLAYPLRFFYIVFKPLIWVLNGFASLILRILGINMSDIHEIHSAEELQLILDQGKVSGAIQPSAHELIKNVFSFNLITARQIMVPRTSINAIDEDTSPEEILDKVINEGYSRMPVYRETIDNIIGLVYTKDLLKMMNKKEDINLQSVINPPYFVPQTKKISELLKELQEKHLHMAIVTDEFGGVAGIVTIEDILEELVGEIQDEHDEEAPFVEKTNEEEFVVNALSTIEDVNEYLPIPLPKSGDYDTVAGLVNKVFGRIPELNEKIKFERYEITILKKSKQSVLVVKMNLQEEETEDNEEK; encoded by the coding sequence TTGTATTCCGACTTCCTTAAATCAGGAGAGTTGCCAGAGAATGGGTATGTACTAAATATCATTCTCTATTCATTTATGCTATTAGATGTTTTCTATACCTTATTACTTGTTTTTTTAAACGGTTTTTTCGTCGCCGCAGAGTTTGCAATTGTTAAAGTCCGGTCTTCTCAATTGGAAGTAAAGGCTGCCGGCGGAGATAAAACGGCGGACCTTTCCTTAAATATTCTCAAAAACCTCGATGGTTATCTTTCTGCCACTCAACTTGGAATTACCCTTGCAAGTCTTGGTCTTGGTTGGATTGGAGAAAGCGTTGTTACAAGAATTATTCTAAATATAATAGAATACCTGGGACTAGAACCTAACGTAGATCTGGCCCATAAAATTGCCCTTCCGATTGCATTTGCTATTATTACTGTTTTACATATTGTATTCGGGGAACTTGCTCCTAAATCAATAGCAATTCAAAAACCGGAAGAAACCACATTATCGTTAGCTTATCCTTTAAGGTTTTTTTATATCGTATTTAAACCTCTAATCTGGGTTTTAAATGGGTTTGCATCGCTGATTTTAAGAATATTAGGCATTAACATGTCCGATATCCATGAGATTCACTCTGCGGAGGAACTTCAATTGATTCTGGATCAGGGAAAAGTTTCTGGTGCAATACAGCCAAGTGCTCATGAGCTGATTAAAAATGTGTTCAGCTTTAACCTGATTACTGCCAGACAAATAATGGTACCAAGGACAAGTATCAATGCAATTGATGAGGATACTTCTCCTGAAGAGATTCTGGATAAAGTTATTAATGAGGGCTATTCCAGGATGCCTGTTTATAGGGAAACTATAGATAATATCATTGGGCTTGTGTATACTAAAGACCTGCTGAAAATGATGAACAAAAAAGAAGATATAAATCTTCAGAGTGTAATAAATCCACCTTATTTTGTTCCTCAAACAAAGAAGATCAGTGAACTTTTAAAAGAACTGCAGGAAAAACATCTCCATATGGCAATAGTTACTGATGAGTTTGGAGGTGTTGCAGGTATTGTAACTATTGAGGATATTCTGGAAGAACTTGTTGGGGAAATTCAGGATGAGCATGATGAAGAAGCTCCTTTTGTAGAAAAAACAAATGAAGAAGAATTTGTTGTGAATGCCCTTTCTACAATAGAAGATGTGAATGAATACCTTCCTATTCCTTTGCCAAAGAGTGGAGATTATGACACAGTTGCAGGGCTTGTAAATAAGGTCTTTGGAAGGATTCCGGAGCTGAATGAAAAGATTAAATTTGAAAGATACGAAATTACAATTTTGAAAAAATCCAAACAGAGTGTATTAGTAGTTAAAATGAATCTTCAAGAGGAGGAAACTGAAGACAATGAAGAAAAATAA
- a CDS encoding NADH-quinone oxidoreductase subunit A — MKEEILSSPYFPIAIQFLVAAGFVSVSLLASYILGPKITTKHKTETFESGIDSVGNARMQFSIKYFLVATLFVLFDVEVIFFYPWAVNFKEFAKEGIDGFLEMLLFMGAFIIGFVYIIKKGALEWD, encoded by the coding sequence ATGAAGGAAGAAATATTATCCAGTCCTTATTTCCCAATTGCAATTCAATTTCTGGTAGCCGCTGGGTTCGTCAGCGTCAGTCTTCTAGCCAGCTACATTCTTGGTCCCAAAATAACTACCAAACATAAAACCGAAACATTTGAGAGTGGAATTGACTCTGTCGGCAACGCCAGAATGCAATTCTCTATCAAATATTTTCTGGTTGCTACACTCTTCGTTCTGTTCGATGTTGAAGTAATCTTCTTCTACCCTTGGGCTGTAAATTTTAAAGAATTTGCAAAAGAGGGAATCGACGGATTTCTTGAAATGTTACTTTTCATGGGTGCATTTATTATAGGCTTCGTCTATATAATAAAGAAAGGTGCCCTTGAATGGGATTAA
- a CDS encoding NADH-quinone oxidoreductase subunit B, translating to MANIVHPPAGFDGPGFFATSLDKAVGLARKHSVWPLPFATSCCGIEFMATMGSHYDIARFGAERPSFSPRQADLLMVMGTIAKKMGPIVRQVYEQMAEPKWVMAVGACASSGGIFDTYSVLQGIDKIIPVDVYVPGCPPRPEQILDGLMKIQELVENEPLNRRNTPEYKQLLASYGIE from the coding sequence ATGGCAAATATAGTTCATCCACCTGCCGGTTTTGACGGACCAGGCTTCTTTGCTACAAGCTTAGACAAAGCTGTTGGCCTTGCCAGAAAGCATTCTGTATGGCCTTTACCATTTGCAACTTCTTGTTGCGGTATTGAATTTATGGCTACTATGGGCTCTCACTACGACATTGCAAGATTCGGAGCTGAAAGACCTAGCTTTTCTCCAAGACAGGCAGATCTTCTGATGGTGATGGGTACAATCGCTAAAAAAATGGGACCTATCGTACGCCAGGTATATGAACAAATGGCGGAACCGAAATGGGTAATGGCTGTTGGGGCATGTGCTTCAAGCGGTGGAATATTTGATACTTACAGTGTACTGCAAGGAATAGATAAAATTATCCCGGTTGACGTTTATGTTCCAGGATGCCCTCCAAGACCAGAACAGATACTTGACGGACTTATGAAAATACAGGAGTTGGTGGAAAATGAACCACTCAACAGAAGAAATACTCCTGAATACAAACAATTACTGGCTTCTTACGGAATAGAATAA
- a CDS encoding NADH-quinone oxidoreductase subunit C, with protein sequence MEELTHQRIQEKLTEKFGDAILKVEEPYNLLTFTIKRESLLDILRFLYNDQELEFQFLTDITGVHFTAPEEVLGAVYHLHNLPKNIRIRLKAFFPKNDPVIDSATPVFSGANWMERETYDFFGIQFKGHPNLKRILNVDDLGYFPLRKEYALEDSTRTDKDDSLFGR encoded by the coding sequence ATGGAAGAACTAACCCACCAGAGGATACAGGAAAAACTTACTGAGAAGTTCGGCGACGCCATCCTTAAGGTAGAAGAACCATACAATTTACTTACCTTTACAATTAAGCGAGAATCCCTTCTCGACATTTTGAGATTTCTATACAACGATCAGGAACTTGAATTCCAGTTTCTAACCGATATTACAGGAGTTCATTTCACAGCACCGGAAGAAGTTCTAGGGGCTGTTTATCATTTGCATAACTTACCTAAAAATATAAGAATCAGATTAAAGGCATTTTTTCCAAAAAATGATCCTGTAATTGATTCTGCAACTCCGGTTTTTTCAGGTGCAAACTGGATGGAAAGAGAAACTTATGACTTTTTTGGTATCCAGTTTAAAGGACATCCAAATCTGAAAAGAATTTTAAATGTTGATGATCTTGGCTATTTCCCTTTGAGAAAAGAATATGCATTAGAAGATTCAACGAGAACGGATAAAGACGATTCCTTGTTTGGCAGATAA
- the nuoD gene encoding NADH dehydrogenase (quinone) subunit D, which translates to MLTQPNNTNTQVTDQSELTTLNLGPTHPATHGVFQNILKMDGEKIVDSESTIGYIHRAFEKLAERRPFYQITPLTDRLNYCSAPINNMGWHMTVEKLIGVEVPKRVEYLRVIIMELSRIADHLICNSILGVDSGAYSGFLYVMQQREKIYEIFEEICGARLTTNIGRIGGLERDFTPAAFAKIKTLLDEFPIVWKEMESLFNRNRIFMDRTIGVGAISAERALNYGFTGPNLRAAGVDYDVRVMNPYSSYQDFDFEIPIGTNGDTYDRFMVRSEEVWQSLSIIRQALEKLPAGPYHAEVPDIYLPPKEEVYSNMEALIYHFKIVMGEIEVPKGEIYHSIEGANGELGFYLISDGGRMPYRLHFRRPGFVYYQAYGEMIKGATISDAVMTMSSLNLIAGEMDA; encoded by the coding sequence ATGCTTACACAACCTAACAACACTAATACTCAAGTTACCGACCAGAGTGAACTGACTACACTGAATCTTGGGCCTACTCACCCCGCAACTCACGGTGTATTTCAGAATATTCTTAAGATGGATGGAGAAAAAATTGTTGATTCTGAATCTACAATTGGTTACATCCACCGTGCTTTCGAAAAACTGGCTGAAAGAAGACCCTTCTATCAGATTACTCCCCTCACCGATCGTCTTAACTATTGCTCTGCTCCTATCAACAATATGGGCTGGCATATGACTGTTGAGAAATTAATTGGTGTTGAAGTACCGAAAAGAGTTGAATACCTAAGAGTAATCATCATGGAGCTTTCAAGAATAGCTGATCACCTGATCTGCAACAGTATTCTTGGAGTGGACTCCGGTGCTTATTCAGGCTTCCTTTATGTAATGCAACAAAGGGAGAAAATATACGAGATTTTTGAAGAGATCTGTGGAGCTAGACTTACTACAAACATTGGTCGTATCGGAGGTTTGGAAAGAGATTTCACTCCTGCTGCCTTTGCTAAAATAAAAACCTTACTTGATGAATTCCCAATAGTATGGAAAGAAATGGAAAGTCTGTTCAATCGTAACAGAATTTTCATGGACAGAACCATCGGTGTGGGAGCTATTTCTGCCGAAAGAGCATTAAATTACGGATTTACAGGCCCTAATTTGAGAGCTGCCGGCGTTGATTATGACGTGAGAGTAATGAACCCATACTCTTCGTATCAGGATTTTGACTTTGAAATACCAATTGGAACAAACGGTGATACTTACGACCGTTTTATGGTAAGAAGCGAAGAAGTTTGGCAAAGCCTAAGCATCATTCGTCAGGCACTGGAGAAACTACCTGCAGGCCCTTATCATGCAGAAGTTCCTGATATCTATCTTCCTCCAAAAGAAGAAGTATATTCCAACATGGAAGCACTAATCTATCACTTCAAAATAGTGATGGGAGAAATTGAAGTACCTAAAGGCGAAATTTATCATAGCATTGAAGGTGCAAACGGAGAGCTTGGATTTTATCTGATCAGCGACGGAGGTAGAATGCCTTACAGACTGCACTTCAGAAGACCTGGCTTCGTTTACTATCAGGCTTACGGTGAAATGATCAAAGGAGCAACAATCTCTGATGCTGTCATGACTATGAGTAGCCTTAACCTGATCGCAGGTGAAATGGATGCTTAA
- the nuoE gene encoding NADH-quinone oxidoreductase subunit NuoE — protein sequence MGTVQSEIKFSEEKLKKAQEIISRYPESRQKSALLPILHLAQREFDGWLSVPVMDYVATLLNIKPIEVYEVATFYTMFNLKPVGKCLIEFCRTGPCMHNRADQIIEYTEKKLGIKVGETTTDNKFSLKAVECLGACGYAPMAQIGKFYYEHLTEEKMDKIIARLGQEDFNPDNKYEI from the coding sequence ATGGGAACAGTACAATCAGAAATCAAATTTTCAGAAGAAAAGCTGAAAAAGGCTCAGGAGATCATTTCCAGATATCCTGAGAGCAGACAAAAATCTGCATTACTTCCTATTCTCCATCTTGCGCAAAGAGAGTTTGACGGATGGCTTTCAGTTCCTGTAATGGATTATGTGGCCACTCTGCTAAACATTAAGCCTATCGAGGTTTACGAGGTTGCTACATTCTACACAATGTTTAACCTGAAACCTGTAGGCAAATGCCTAATTGAGTTCTGCAGAACAGGTCCTTGTATGCATAACAGAGCCGACCAGATTATAGAATATACTGAAAAGAAACTGGGTATAAAAGTAGGTGAAACAACTACTGATAATAAGTTCTCTTTGAAAGCTGTTGAGTGTCTTGGCGCTTGCGGATACGCTCCCATGGCTCAGATCGGTAAGTTCTATTATGAACATCTTACAGAAGAAAAGATGGACAAAATTATTGCAAGACTAGGACAAGAAGATTTTAATCCTGATAATAAATACGAGATCTAA
- the nuoF gene encoding NADH-quinone oxidoreductase subunit NuoF: MARKLLLENINVPGVKSFNVYRANGGYRSVEKALKTMSPDDVMEEVKKSGLRGRGGAGFPTGMKWSFLDRKSDKPRYLVCNADESEPGTFKDRFLMEYIPHLLIEGLIVSSYSLGSNTTYIYIRGEYRWIVDILENAIAEAKHNGFLGKNILGSGYDLEIYVQPGGGAYICGEETALIESLEGKRGNPRMKPPFPAISGLYNCPTVVNNVETLATVVPIINMGGDEYAKIGVGRSTGTKLISACGHMNKPGVYEIELGLPVDEFLNSDEYCGGIRAGHTLKAVVPGGSSVPILPAELFYKTKEGVARLMSYESLSEGGFASGSMLGSGGFIAMDETTCIVRNLWNFTRFYHHESCGQCSPCREGTGWMEKVLHRLEHGHGSMSDIDLLVDIAKKIEGNTICPLGDAAAWPVASHIRHFREEFEYHVKFPEKVAHSPFAHSVDYKRELNTVLQ, encoded by the coding sequence ATGGCCAGGAAATTATTATTAGAAAACATAAACGTTCCGGGAGTTAAATCCTTTAACGTTTACAGAGCAAATGGCGGTTACCGTTCAGTTGAAAAAGCTCTGAAAACCATGTCTCCTGACGACGTGATGGAAGAAGTGAAGAAATCAGGACTAAGAGGACGTGGTGGCGCCGGTTTCCCTACTGGTATGAAATGGAGTTTCCTGGACAGAAAATCTGATAAGCCTAGATACCTTGTGTGTAATGCTGACGAAAGCGAGCCAGGTACATTCAAGGATAGATTTTTAATGGAATACATTCCTCACCTTCTTATTGAAGGCTTAATTGTTTCCAGTTATTCCTTAGGTTCAAATACCACTTATATATACATCCGCGGTGAATACAGATGGATTGTGGATATTCTTGAGAATGCCATTGCAGAAGCTAAACACAATGGTTTCCTTGGAAAAAACATCCTTGGTTCAGGATACGATCTTGAAATTTATGTACAGCCAGGTGGTGGTGCTTATATCTGCGGTGAAGAAACTGCTTTGATAGAGTCTCTGGAAGGAAAAAGAGGAAATCCGAGAATGAAACCTCCTTTCCCTGCTATATCAGGACTATACAACTGCCCTACAGTGGTAAACAATGTGGAAACACTGGCAACAGTTGTTCCTATCATTAATATGGGTGGTGATGAATATGCTAAAATTGGCGTGGGCAGATCTACAGGAACAAAACTGATCTCTGCTTGCGGACATATGAATAAACCAGGAGTTTATGAAATCGAATTGGGGCTTCCAGTTGACGAATTCCTAAATTCTGACGAGTATTGTGGTGGAATAAGAGCAGGACATACACTTAAAGCTGTTGTGCCAGGTGGTTCTTCTGTACCAATTTTACCAGCAGAACTGTTCTATAAAACCAAAGAAGGTGTAGCTAGATTAATGAGTTACGAATCACTTTCTGAAGGAGGTTTTGCAAGCGGTTCCATGCTTGGTTCAGGTGGATTTATCGCGATGGATGAAACCACTTGTATAGTTAGAAACCTTTGGAACTTTACAAGATTTTATCACCATGAGTCTTGTGGTCAGTGCAGCCCATGCAGAGAAGGTACAGGCTGGATGGAAAAAGTGTTGCATAGGTTAGAACACGGACATGGATCAATGAGTGATATCGACCTTTTGGTTGACATTGCTAAAAAAATTGAAGGAAATACCATTTGCCCACTTGGAGACGCTGCAGCATGGCCCGTAGCAAGTCACATCAGACACTTCAGAGAGGAGTTTGAATACCATGTTAAATTTCCTGAAAAAGTAGCACATAGTCCATTTGCACATAGTGTGGATTATAAAAGAGAATTAAATACTGTATTACAATGA
- a CDS encoding 2Fe-2S iron-sulfur cluster-binding protein, giving the protein MIKVTIDGVETEVEPGTTILNAARQIGGDLVPPAMCYYSKLKGSGGKCRTCLVKVSAGSAKDPRPMPKLVASCSTPVQDGMVVQNITSPEVLEARKGVVEFLLINHPLDCPICDQAGECHLQDLAFEHGSAKTRYEEERRSFDKIDIGSKIQLHMTRCILCYRCVFTANQITNERVHGVLNRGDAAEIGTYIQNVIENDFSGNVIDVCPVGALTDKTFRFKSRVWFVKPMYAHRNCDKCCGKTTVWMKGDEVFRVTGRKDQYGEVEDFICNDCRFDKKLASDWTVEGPAPIQRNSVQAQNKYLQGIKVDAPKNIGYGNISDR; this is encoded by the coding sequence ATGATTAAGGTAACTATAGATGGTGTTGAAACAGAGGTAGAACCAGGAACAACGATCCTGAATGCTGCCAGACAAATTGGAGGCGATCTTGTACCTCCTGCCATGTGTTATTACTCTAAACTTAAAGGTTCAGGAGGAAAATGCAGAACTTGTCTTGTAAAAGTATCTGCGGGTTCTGCTAAAGATCCAAGACCAATGCCGAAACTGGTTGCATCTTGCTCCACTCCTGTTCAGGACGGTATGGTTGTACAAAACATCACTTCTCCTGAAGTTCTTGAAGCTAGAAAAGGTGTAGTAGAATTTTTATTAATAAACCACCCTCTTGATTGCCCAATTTGTGATCAGGCAGGTGAATGTCACTTACAGGATCTTGCATTTGAGCATGGTTCTGCGAAGACCAGATACGAAGAGGAAAGAAGATCTTTTGATAAAATAGATATCGGTAGCAAGATACAATTGCACATGACAAGATGCATTCTTTGCTACAGATGTGTCTTCACTGCTAATCAAATCACTAATGAGCGTGTTCACGGTGTTCTTAACAGAGGAGATGCTGCCGAAATCGGTACTTACATTCAAAACGTAATCGAAAATGATTTTTCAGGTAACGTAATCGATGTTTGCCCGGTTGGAGCTCTTACAGATAAAACCTTCCGCTTCAAAAGCAGGGTTTGGTTTGTAAAACCAATGTACGCTCATCGTAATTGCGATAAATGCTGTGGAAAGACCACCGTCTGGATGAAAGGTGATGAAGTTTTCAGAGTAACAGGAAGAAAAGATCAGTACGGAGAAGTAGAAGATTTCATTTGCAACGATTGTAGATTTGATAAAAAATTAGCCAGCGACTGGACTGTAGAAGGACCTGCTCCTATTCAGAGAAATTCTGTTCAGGCTCAAAACAAATATTTACAGGGAATAAAAGTAGATGCACCGAAGAACATAGGTTATGGAAATATTTCTGATAGATAA